The genomic DNA CCTCCACGGGGAACACCCGCGGATCCCTCCACCCGTCGGTGTTCTTGAAGAGCGCCAGGCGCAGCGCGCCATGGGCCTGGTACACGCGCGGGTCGCCCTCGCGCTGGACGTAGAGGGAGCCATCGAAGTTGTTGCTCGCGCCCACGTGGAAGGTGAACGTGTGCTGGCGCGAGGGATCCTCGGCGCCGCCGCCCTGGGCGTCCGGCACATAGGCCCGGGCCATCACGGTGGCGCGGGGCGGTTTCAAGCCGTAGCGCACCAGGTCCTCGTCGGTGGGGTTCTGCTCCAGGGCCTCCTTGAACTTCGCCTCGGCGAGATCCCGCGCCAGCGTGTCCACCAGGAGCCGGTCCGCCGGGCCGGGTCGCGGCGAGGTGATGCGCCAGCCCGCCGCTTGCCGCTCCATCACCGTCTTGCCCTGGGGCACGTCCAGGGAGATCCAGGTGATGACGGGCGGCACCCGGGGGGTGCTCCCGGTGCCCGCGTCGGGGGACTGGACGTCGAGGAGCGCGGTGGGCGCCTCGGGCTTGGGCTCCCTCCGCGCGGAGTCCTTTCCCTCGAGGTACGCGTAGAGGCCGAGTGCCACGGCCACTCCCACGGCGGCCAGCATGGAGACGACGTTCTTCTGTCGGGAGTTCACTGATTGCGCCTCGCGAGCCAGATGGCCAGGCCCACGCCGAGCAGCGACAGGGGCAGCACATCGGTGGAGATGAAGCGGATGCGGCCGAGCAGTGCCGCGTCCAGGGGGAAGGAGGAGGTGGCCCGGTCCGGGGGACGGATGGTGATCTTGTCGTCCTGGTGGGTCGCCCAGCCGAACACGTTCATCACCAGGTTGCGGTTGCCCTCGTGGCCCCAGTTGCTGTTGAACAGGAGCTCCGAGTCGCCCACCACGACGAAGCGCGTTTCGTCCGAGCGCCGGAGTGGCCCGGCCCGGGTGTCGCGCGTGCTGGCGATGACCAGGGGAATCTGCCCCTTGCGCTCGTTCTCGTTGGGGACGGGCTTGTCGTCCGGGGTCGTCTCCACCCAGCCGAAGGGCGAGGTGAGCACCACCGCCTGGGGTTTCACGTTCGCGGCCAGGACGTCGGTCCGCAGGGTGAGGCCCCGCGCCGTGGGGAACTCGGTGTTGAGCTGCCGCTGGCGCAGGGGTTTGACGAGCTCGTGATCATTATAGAAGAGCGACAGCACGACATAGGGGTTGCCGCCGTTGAACTGCGCGTCGGCGACCACGCCCGGGTCGATCGCCACGCCATACGCCGCGAGCAGGCCCGCCATCTCCGGACCGGACTCGCCATAGGCCTCGGCGAAGTAGATGAGCCTGCCTCCCGCGGCGAGATAGATGCGCAGGGACTCCACCTCGGGCGCGCTGAAGGGCGCCTTGGGCCCCGCGATCACCACCAGCGAGGTGTTGGGTGGCACGCTCGTGCCTCCCCCGAGGTTCAGCTCCCGGGGGGCGTAACCCTCCCGGATGAGCTGCCGCTTCATCTCCGACAGGCTCACCGTCCGCCCCTTCTGCCCGGGGCGGGAAACGTCCTGGTCGAGGGGCCACTCGCCGTGGCCGATCGTGAAGTACACGCGCCGCTCGCGGCCGCTCATGAGCCGGGCGATGGCGTTGGTGAGCTCCTCCTCGCTGACGACGTTGAGCAGGACGTGCGCCTGCTGCTCGCCCTCGCCGCGCGTGAGCACCACCTGGGTCTGGCCGTCGCGCAGCTGGTACTTCGACGCCAGGTCCGGGTGGCGGCGCGGATCCTTGAAGGCGTAGTCGAAGCGCTCGGGCGCCTCCAGGTGGTAGCGCTCGAAGGTGGTGCGCAGCCCCTCGTAGGCGGGGTGCTCCGGGGGGATGAAGGCCACGGCCTGGATGGGCTCGCTCAGACCCGCGAGCGTGCCGAGCGTCTGGGCCGACAGGGTGAAGACCTGGCGCTCCGTCAGATCCCAGCGCCGGTTCTTCTGGTGGGCGAGGTAGTTGAGGGCCACCAGCGCGCCCAGCACCGCGAGCACCGTCAGCGCGGAGTTGGCGAAGAAGAAGCTGGAGCGCCGCGAGGCGAACTGGCCGAACTGCTTGAAGTTCGTGGCGAAGTACACGCCCACGAGCACCGCGCCCACCAGCGCCTTGATGGCGAAGACCGTGAGCGAGCCCGAGGTGATGAAGAGGGTGAAGGGGCTGGAGAGCAGCAGCAACAGCCCGAAGACACCCAGGATCCTTCCGATGTTGGCCGTTTTCACGCCCACCGCCGTGACTCCACCGCGCGGTGGCAGAGCAGCAGCGCGAGCACGATGACGGACACGAAGAAGACGGGCGTCTGGGAGTCCAGCACGCCGCTGAGCATCCCCGACAGCTGCGAGGAGAAGGAGATGTAGTTGAGCACGGAGCGCACGGGCTCCTCGGTGTTCTGGGCGAGTCCGCGCAGCAGCATCCACGGCAGGAGCACGGCGAAGGTCACCAGCGCGGCCACCATCTGGCTCTGCGTGAGCGCGGAGATGAACAGGCCCAGGGCCATGCAGGTGGCGCCCCACAGCAGCAGCCCCGCGTAGCCGAGCAGCACCGTGCCCCACTCGATCGCGGTGCCGGACTCACCCGCGCCCAGCCACGTGAGCAGCAGGGGGAAGATGAGCGTGAGTCCGAGCGTGGCGGTGACGATGCCCAGCCCCCCCAGGTACTTGCCGAGGACGATCTCCACGGGCCGGATGGGCGAGGCCATCAACAACTCGAACGTCTTGTTGCGCCGCTCCTCGGCGAACAGCCGCATGGACAGGAAGGGCACCACGAAGATGGTGATGATCATCACGCTGTTCCAGAAGGGCACCATCACCCCGTCGGTGAGGTTGCGGAACATGGGGGGCACCTGCTCCCAGCCCGCCTGCCGCGCGTGGGCCTGGGCTCGCTGGAAGTCGGACAGGCCCGAGACGAAGAAGAAGGACGCGATGGCCTGCATCGCCGTGAAGACGGCGTAGGCCCACGGCGTGGTGAAGTAGATGGACAGCTCCTTGCGGGCGATCGCCAGGGCGGTGCGCAATGGGGGCCTCCGGGGGATGAGGGAAGTTCAGGCCGCGGTCAGCTTGATGAAGATCTGCTCCAGGGACACGTTCTCCGCCTTGCCGCCATGCGCGCGCACGAGCTTGCCAGGCGTGTCGTGGGCCACCACGTGGCCCTGGTGGAGGATGAGGACCTTCTCGCACGTCATCATCACCTCCGGGAGGATGTGGGTGGAGAGGATGACGGTGTGCTTGCCCGCGAGCCCCTTGATGAGGCCGCGGATGTCGGCGCGCTGGGTGGGATCCAGGCCCTCGGTGGGCTCGTCGAGGATGAGCACCGGGGGCGAGCCGAGCAGGGCCTGGGCGATGCCCACGCGTTGCTGGTAGCCCTTGGACAGGTTCTGGATGACCCGGCCCATGACGTCGCCCAGGCCGGTGAGGCCGCCCACCCGCTCCACCTCGGCGTTCAGGCCCCGGCCGGGCAACTGCTTGAGCCGCGCCACGAAGCGCAGGTAGCCCACCACCGTCATCTCCGGGTACAGCGGCGGCGTCTCCGGCAGGTAGCCGATGCGCCGTTTGACCTCCAAGGGCTGCTCGAAGACGTCGAAGCCCGCCACCCGGGCGCTCCCCTCGGACGGGGGCAACACGCCCGTGAGGATGCGCATGGTGGTGGACTTGCCCGCTCCGTTGGGGCCCAGGAATCCCAGGATTTCCCCCTCGGCGACCGAGAAGTCCAGGCGCTCCACGGCGACGCGCTCCCGGTAGCGCTTGGTGAGCTGGCGGACCTCGATCATGGGAGGCATGAGCGGCTCCGGGGGGTGGAGGGAAGGGAAGGGCGGCAGGCCTTGTGCATGAAGGGCTTCCAGTGTGTCTTGCCGGACACACCCAGAGGTTACCCGTGAGCGTCGCGGGGCCCTAGGAACAAAGCAGCGGGTGGTTCATGCCAATCGTGGTGCAGAAATACGGCGGCTCCTCGGTCGCCGATGTGGAGAAGATCCGCCGGGTCGCACACCGGGTGAAGCAAACGCGCGAGCGCGGCTACCAGGTGGTGGTGGTGGTGTCGGCCATGGGTGACACCACGGACGAACTGCTGGCGCTGGCCAAGAAGGTGTCGGCGGACCCGCCGCGGCGCGAGCTGGACATGCTGCTCACGTGTGGCGAGCGCATCTCCATGGCGCTGCTGTCCATGGCGTTGCAGGAGCTGGGCGTGGGCGCCATCAGCTTCACCGGCAGCCAGAGCGGCATCATCACCACGGACGCGCACTCGCAGGCGCGCATCGTGGAGGTGCGGCCCTACCGCATCGAGGAGGCGCTGGCGAAGGAGCGGGTGGTGATCGTCGCGGGCTACCAGGGGGTGTCCTCCCAGCGCGAGGTGACGACCCTCGGGCGCGGGGGCTCGGACACCACGGCGGTGGCGCTGGCGGCGGCGCTGGACGCGGAGGCCTGTGAAATCTACTCGGACGTGGACGGCGTCTTCAGCGCGGACCCGCGGGTGGTTCCCGAGGCGAGGAAGCTGGACTCCCTCTCGTACGATGAGATGCAGGAGCTGGCGAGCGCGGGGGCGAAGGTGCTCAACGCGCAGGCGGTGGAGTTCGCCAAGGCGCGCGGCATCGTCATCCAGGCGCGCACGGCGCATGCCCAGGGCAGCGGGACGGCGGTGCGCGAGCAGGGCGCGCCCACGGATCCGCGGGTGCGGGGGGTGACGGCCGAGACGGAGATGGCGGTGCTCGCGGCGACGGTGGAGTCCGGGCGGGTGGCGTCGTTGCTCGGCTTCCTGGACGCTCGGGGGGTGAGGGGCCGGGCGCTGGCGTTCGATGGGTTGCTCGGGCGCGAGGGGCGGGTGTTCATCGCGGTCCCCTTGCAGGACGTGCACGGCCCGGAAGTGCTCCAGCGCGAGCTGGGCGAGCACTTCGGGGGGGCGGTGACGTGGTGCGAGGACGTGGGCGCGGTGACGGCGGTGGGCGCGGGGCTCAACGCGGACTGGAGCTACCTGCGCCGGGCGTTGGGCGTGGCCGAGCACCTGGGAGCCCGTGTGCATGCGGTTCACACTTCCCCCCTGCAACTCACGCTGTTGGTGGACAAGCAACACTTGAAGGCGCTCACGTTGGGCTTGCATCGCGACTTCCTCGGAACGTGATCGGCCTTTTCTGTCCAGGCCGCTACTCAACCTGGGGCACATCACTTCCCAGGCCAGGGCTCGTGCTTACCGTGGGACCCCCAAGGGGAACGGGAGACAGGCATGGGAGACGGTCGGAACATCATCGGCAGGTGGGTGGCCCTGGGATTGCTCCTGGGTCTCGGGGGCGGTTGCAAGGAGAACATCGCGCCGCGGAACGAGCCCGCTCAGGACGCGCCTCCACTGCAGATTCCGGATGGGGGCGTGCCGGACATCACGGATGGCGGCGCGCCGCATCTGCCGGGGCCCGGTGACGGGAGCACGCCGCCCTCGCGGCCCCCGCACGATGCCGAGCTCATCCGCAAGGAGAACGCGAAGCCGGGCACCCGGGCCTGGAAGGTGACCAAGGGCGCCAACAACAACGAGATCGAGGGCTACGCGCTCGTCTCCACGGTCTCTCCGGGGGAGGGGGTCTCCATCGCGGTGTCGGTGAAGGATGGGCCGCGCAAGTTCTCCTATGAGGTCTACCGCCTGGGCTACTACGGGGGCACGGGGGGCCGCGAGGTGCTGCGCGGAGGCCCGTTGCAGGCGGTGCCCCAGACGCCCTGTGCGCCCCAGCGTCCCACGGGCCTGGTGAGCTGCACCTGGAAGCCCACGGTGGAGATCGAGACGGACGCCAAGTGGGTGCCCGGGGTGTACGTGATGAAGCTCGTGCGCGAGGACAACTTCCAGCGCTACGTGCCCTTCTTCGTGAGGGATCCGCATCCGGCCTCGGAGGTGATGGCCATCATCCCGACCTTCACCTGGCAGGCGTACAACGTGTGGGGCGGCACGAGCCTCTACGACGACAAGCCCGGCATCACCGGAACGGGACGCGCCTTCCAGGCCTCGTTCGATCGGCCCTACTACCGCAACTTCGGCGCGGGCCACCTGATGGACGACGAGCATGGGCTCATCCTGTGGCTGGAGGCGCAGGGGCTGGACGTGACGTACGTGACGGACGAGGAGATGGATCGCAGCGGAGAGGCGCTGAGCCACGCCAAGGTGATGGTGATGTCGGGCCATGACGAGTACTGGACGCGCACGCAGCGCGACCGGGCGGACAAGGCCCAGGCCGAGGGCCGGTCGATCATCAACCTCGGCGCCAATCAGGCCTACTGGCAGGTGCGGCTCGAGCCCGCGCCGGATGGACGGACGGACCGCATCATCACCTGCTACAAGGGCGACAAGCGCGATCCGGTGGGACTCAAGAGCCAGGACGTGTCGACGAAGTTCCGGGATCTGCCCACGAAGCGTCCGGAGAACGAGCTGCTGGGCGTGATGTTCTCCGCCCGCTGGCACCAGTTCGCCCACCCCGTGGTCATCACCAAGGAGGACCACTGGGCGCTCGAGGGCACGGGCCTCAAGAACGGGGACACGCTCTGGCGCGCCAACGGCTACGAGCAGGATCAAGTGGTGCAGAACGGCAAGTCGCCCGCGGGCCTGGACGTGCTGGCCGAGTCGCCCGCGCTGTCACTGCAGGGGGCCTTCGGCTTCGGACAGATGGTGGTGTTCCGCAAGGGCAACGCGTGGGTGTTCTCGGCGGGCGGTATCGACTTCGTGCACACGCTGGGCATCACCGAGGCGGGGGATGATCGCGCGGCGCGCATCGTGGCCAACGTGCTCTACAAGGCCCTGGGCCGCCCCGTGCCCGATGATCTGGTACGGATGAACTCGCCGTCGCTGCCCCCGGCCAAGGGGCCCTTCGCCTCGAACGTGCGCACCGTGGCGGGCCAGGCCGGCAAGCGGGGAGATCAGGATGGAGGCCCGGGCAAGGGCCTGCTGGCGGCGCCCGTGGCGGTGGCGATGCTGCCCGATGGGGGCTGGGCGGTGGTGGACGCGATGGCCAACAAGGTCAAGCGCGTGGCTCCGGACGGCACCATCTCCACGCTCTCCCAGGTGCGGCTCAACGGCCCGCTGGGAATCGCCGCGGACGCGCAGGGCAACGTCTACGTGGCCGATTCGGACAACTACTGCATCCGCCGCATCACTCCGGACGGCACCACGACGGTGTTCGCCGGGGCGGAGATGGAGGCGGGCTTGACGGATGGCAACGCCGCGCTGGCGCGCTTCAACCAGCCCGCGGGCCTCTTCGTCACGCCGCAGAGCGAGTTGCTCGTGGCGGACCTGGGCAATGGCGTCATCCGGCGCATCGATCTGCTCACGCCGGGCAACCCGGTGACGACGCTGCCCTCCAACGCGTGGATGTACCGGCCCTCGGCGGTGGCGCAGGGCCCGGACGGCACGGTGTACGTGGTGGAGACGGGCATGATGCGCGTGCTGGCCCTGACCAACGGCACGGTGCGGGTGCTGGCCGGCGCTCCTCCCGGTGGCTTCGCGGACGCGAACGGCGAGGACGCGCGGATGCTTCCGTACATCGGGCTCGCGGTGCTGCCGGACGGCAGCGTGGCCTTCTCGGACCCAGGCAACTACCGCGTGCGGCGCATCACCCCGGATGGGAACGTGACGACGCTCGCGGGCTCGGGACGCTTTGGCGCGCGCGATGGCCAGGGGGAGCAGGCGGACCTGGTGGTGCCCGGAGGGCTCGCGGTGGGTCCGGACGGCACGCTGTACGTGGCGGACTCGGGCAACGCGACCCTGCGCGCCATCACCCGCTGAGCGGGCGCCGTCCCGCCGAAGCCCTCGTCTTCCGCCGCGCGCGGGGGGCGGGGGCTTCGCCGTTTCAGCGGCCCATGCCGCGAGGGCCTCCTGGCGGGGGACCCGGCCTCATGTCCGCCTCCTGGATGAGCCGGCGCCGATCGGGCGTGTCCTTGGGCATCTCCACGAAGGCGCACATCTCGCACAACCGGCTGTAGATGCGCTCCCCCACGCGCTCGCGCAGAAGCTCCGTGTCTCGCGCCGCGCTCTTGGCGTCCTCCGTGGAGCGGTAGCCCGAGGGGGCCGAGGAGCGGGGCGCGCGGCGCTCGGGCTCCAGCGAGTAGTTCGTCGCGAAGAGCGTGGTGCGGCCCGCGTTGTAGCGCCGGGCGATGAGCTCATCGAGCGTCTCCATCTCGAACTGGCTGCCGCGCCCCTTGCCCATCTCGTCGATGGCCAGCACCGTCACGTCCGACAGCGGGCCGATGATCTCCCCTCCGCTCTTGCCCTCCTGGAAGCCGCGCCGGATGGTGGCGTAGAGCAGGGAGATCTCCACGTAGCGCGCCTCCAGTCCCACCTCGAGCACCAGGTGCTTGAGCGTGGCGGCCAGCAGGTGCGTCTTGCCGGTGCCCACGGGGCCGCTGAGCATGAAGCCCTTGTTCACCCCCGCCTTGTCGTAGTGGTGGGCGAAGTGCATGGCGAGGTTGCGCGCCCGATCCTGGGCCTCGTTGGCGGCGCGGTAGTTCTCGAAGCTCGCGTGCGAGGTGACGCCGGGCAGGCCAATCTCGTTGAAGTGGGCCACGCGCTTCATGCGGTGCTGGCACACGCACGGCACCAGCACCTCGTAGCGCTTGGGCCCCACCTTGGCGCTGAAGGTCTGCTCGCGCACCTCGTACGTGTAGCCGCGCCCCTCACACAGGGTGCAGTGCTCCGAGCACGTACACACCCGCGCATGGGCCCGGTCTCCCCGCCGCTCGATGACGTAGGTCCGCCCCTCACACACGCCACACACCGCGCCGCTCGACTTGGTGACCATGGCCTTGCGCCATAGCAGAGCCGCCCGACGCGCGTCAGCCCCCCTACGCGTCCCCGAGCCCCAGCCGCCGCCGCACCGCCATGAGCAGCCGGAAGCGGCGCGACAGCCGCCGGGCATGGGCGGACATGAACCCCGCGTCCGAGTCGGCTCCGCTCGCCGTCCGCCACAAGGCGCGCCGCTCGGGGAAGGGCAGGGCGCGCAGCAGCACCAGGCTCACCAACGTCTCCTGGGCCTGCATGCGCTCGAAGTCCTGGGGCACCTCGCGCGCCAGCATCGCGAGCAGCCCTTGAATCCGGGGCGCGAGCGCGGGCTCCGTCTCGGCCAGTTGGGTGAGCGCGGCCGTCCACTGCGCGTGCCGCAGCTCCTCGAAGGTCCGCCGGGCCGGGCGCCGGACTCCCTCGCCCGCCCCCGCCGCGCGCTCGCGGTAGCGCTTGATCTCCGCCTCCACCTGCCGGCGGCAGGCCCGCAGGCTGCGCAGCACGGGCTCGCCGGGCCGCGCGTCCCACAGCGCCTTCTCCGCCGAGCGGGCGATCCCCCGCGCCACCACCTCGAAAGGCACTCCCAGTGCGGCCCACGCCGTCACCAACTCCGTGTCCAGCGCGGACAGCATCAAGCCGCTCCCGCGCAGGGCCAGGAAGTAGTCATGCACCAGTTCTTCGAAGCTGGCGCTCTCGGGCAGGAGGCTCATGGGCTGCTACATCTTCCTTGGTGGGCGAACGGACGGCCAGAAGCAAGCTCCTCCCTTACCAGGGCGCCCTGACATGGCAAGGCGCACGTCATCTTCCGCACAGTCCTTCTGGAAACTTTCCGTGGAGAACCAGGCAAGCCGACGTGCCCTGAGGGGCCTGTTGACCCGCCCCAACGCACCGCGCATAGTGCCGGGCTTCGCAGACCGAAATTCCCGAAGAGTCCCGGACACTTGCCAAGCAGGCAAGCCAGCCCGCCGGGAACCCCCGCAGAGGAAACACATGCGCCGTAAGCTTCTCCTCAGCCTCCTGCTCCTGGCTGCCTCGGTCGAGGCCCAGGAAAAGAAAACCCCGCGCGAATCCAAGCTCGTGAAGAAGAGCTCCACGGCCACCGTGGACAAGTCGCTCGCGGGTGACATCAGCCGCAAGAAGGAGAAGCAGGACAACGCGCCCGCGCTCCAATACGACCAGTTCCAACTGGGCGTGGAAGGGCAGGTGGCGTCCAAGCGCCGCGAGCAGATCGAGTCGCTCAAGAAGATCATCTCCCTGTCCGCGGACCCGAAGGAGCAGCCCTCGCTGCTCTTCCGCCTGGGCGAGCTCTACTGGGAGGAGTCGAAGTACTACTTCTTCGACGCCAACCGGAAGGATGACGATCTCATCGCCGCGATGAACGCCGGAGACGCCGCGGGGCAGACGCGCGCCAAGGCGGCCAAGGCGGAGCTGCTCCAGCGCTCCAAGCAGTACGGCAAGCTCGCGCTCGAGCAGTACACGAAGATCGTCCAGAGCTATCCGGACTTCGAGCGCTCGGACGAGGTGCTCTTCTTCCTGGGCACCAACCTCATGGAGGACGGCCAGGACCGCAAGGCGCTGGTGGCCTTCAAGCGCCTCATCGAGAAGTTCCCCAAGTCCAAGTACATCCCGGACACGTACTTCGCCTTCGGCGAGTACTTCTTCAACAACTCCAAGGGCAAGCCCGCGGACCTGGAGAAGGCGCTCGCGGCCTACAAGAAGGCCGCCGAGTTCCCCGAGAGCCAAGTGTACGCGTTCGCCCTGTACAAGCAGGGCTGGTGCCACTTCAACCTCACCGACTACATGTCCGCCAAGGACAAGTGGAAGGCGGTGGTGCTCTACGGCGAGCTGGCCGGCTCCCAGGCGGTGGCGAAGGATCCCAACGCGCCGGCCAACAAGAAGGGCAACTCGCTGGTGCGCGAGGCCCGGCAGGACTACGTGCGCGCCTACGCCCGCGAGGGTGACGTGATGCTCGCGCGCGAGGACTTCTCCAAGGTCGCGACCAATCCGGAAGACCGCTTCACGATGCTCAAGGGTCTGGCCAACCTCTACTACGCGGATGGCAAGGACCGCGAGGCGGCCATCACCTACAACTCCCTCATCAAGGAGAAGCCCCTGTCGCCCGAGGCTCCGGGCTTCCAGGGCCGCATCGTCGACATCGTTCTGCGCATGGGCAACAAGGACCGCACCGTCACCCAGGTGCGCCGGCTCGTGAAGATCATGAAGGAGGTCGAAGGCTCCGGAATGATCAAGGACGAGAAGGATCAGAAGGCGCTCGCGGAGGCCAAGGACCTGGCCGAGCGCACCCTGTCCAACCTCGCCGTCACCTGGCACAACGAGGCGAAGAAGACGCGCGAGGAGGCCACGTTCGGCTACGCCGACATGATCTACTCGGACTACCTCACGCTCTTCCCGGACAGCCCCAAGGCGTACGACCTGCGCTTCTTCTGGGCGGAACTGCTCAACGACAACCTGCAGAAG from Melittangium boletus DSM 14713 includes the following:
- a CDS encoding aspartate kinase, with amino-acid sequence MPIVVQKYGGSSVADVEKIRRVAHRVKQTRERGYQVVVVVSAMGDTTDELLALAKKVSADPPRRELDMLLTCGERISMALLSMALQELGVGAISFTGSQSGIITTDAHSQARIVEVRPYRIEEALAKERVVIVAGYQGVSSQREVTTLGRGGSDTTAVALAAALDAEACEIYSDVDGVFSADPRVVPEARKLDSLSYDEMQELASAGAKVLNAQAVEFAKARGIVIQARTAHAQGSGTAVREQGAPTDPRVRGVTAETEMAVLAATVESGRVASLLGFLDARGVRGRALAFDGLLGREGRVFIAVPLQDVHGPEVLQRELGEHFGGAVTWCEDVGAVTAVGAGLNADWSYLRRALGVAEHLGARVHAVHTSPLQLTLLVDKQHLKALTLGLHRDFLGT
- a CDS encoding ABC transporter ATP-binding protein; its protein translation is MIEVRQLTKRYRERVAVERLDFSVAEGEILGFLGPNGAGKSTTMRILTGVLPPSEGSARVAGFDVFEQPLEVKRRIGYLPETPPLYPEMTVVGYLRFVARLKQLPGRGLNAEVERVGGLTGLGDVMGRVIQNLSKGYQQRVGIAQALLGSPPVLILDEPTEGLDPTQRADIRGLIKGLAGKHTVILSTHILPEVMMTCEKVLILHQGHVVAHDTPGKLVRAHGGKAENVSLEQIFIKLTAA
- a CDS encoding ATP-binding protein; the encoded protein is MVTKSSGAVCGVCEGRTYVIERRGDRAHARVCTCSEHCTLCEGRGYTYEVREQTFSAKVGPKRYEVLVPCVCQHRMKRVAHFNEIGLPGVTSHASFENYRAANEAQDRARNLAMHFAHHYDKAGVNKGFMLSGPVGTGKTHLLAATLKHLVLEVGLEARYVEISLLYATIRRGFQEGKSGGEIIGPLSDVTVLAIDEMGKGRGSQFEMETLDELIARRYNAGRTTLFATNYSLEPERRAPRSSAPSGYRSTEDAKSAARDTELLRERVGERIYSRLCEMCAFVEMPKDTPDRRRLIQEADMRPGPPPGGPRGMGR
- a CDS encoding GldG family protein, encoding MGVKTANIGRILGVFGLLLLLSSPFTLFITSGSLTVFAIKALVGAVLVGVYFATNFKQFGQFASRRSSFFFANSALTVLAVLGALVALNYLAHQKNRRWDLTERQVFTLSAQTLGTLAGLSEPIQAVAFIPPEHPAYEGLRTTFERYHLEAPERFDYAFKDPRRHPDLASKYQLRDGQTQVVLTRGEGEQQAHVLLNVVSEEELTNAIARLMSGRERRVYFTIGHGEWPLDQDVSRPGQKGRTVSLSEMKRQLIREGYAPRELNLGGGTSVPPNTSLVVIAGPKAPFSAPEVESLRIYLAAGGRLIYFAEAYGESGPEMAGLLAAYGVAIDPGVVADAQFNGGNPYVVLSLFYNDHELVKPLRQRQLNTEFPTARGLTLRTDVLAANVKPQAVVLTSPFGWVETTPDDKPVPNENERKGQIPLVIASTRDTRAGPLRRSDETRFVVVGDSELLFNSNWGHEGNRNLVMNVFGWATHQDDKITIRPPDRATSSFPLDAALLGRIRFISTDVLPLSLLGVGLAIWLARRNQ
- a CDS encoding N,N-dimethylformamidase beta subunit family domain-containing protein, which encodes MGDGRNIIGRWVALGLLLGLGGGCKENIAPRNEPAQDAPPLQIPDGGVPDITDGGAPHLPGPGDGSTPPSRPPHDAELIRKENAKPGTRAWKVTKGANNNEIEGYALVSTVSPGEGVSIAVSVKDGPRKFSYEVYRLGYYGGTGGREVLRGGPLQAVPQTPCAPQRPTGLVSCTWKPTVEIETDAKWVPGVYVMKLVREDNFQRYVPFFVRDPHPASEVMAIIPTFTWQAYNVWGGTSLYDDKPGITGTGRAFQASFDRPYYRNFGAGHLMDDEHGLILWLEAQGLDVTYVTDEEMDRSGEALSHAKVMVMSGHDEYWTRTQRDRADKAQAEGRSIINLGANQAYWQVRLEPAPDGRTDRIITCYKGDKRDPVGLKSQDVSTKFRDLPTKRPENELLGVMFSARWHQFAHPVVITKEDHWALEGTGLKNGDTLWRANGYEQDQVVQNGKSPAGLDVLAESPALSLQGAFGFGQMVVFRKGNAWVFSAGGIDFVHTLGITEAGDDRAARIVANVLYKALGRPVPDDLVRMNSPSLPPAKGPFASNVRTVAGQAGKRGDQDGGPGKGLLAAPVAVAMLPDGGWAVVDAMANKVKRVAPDGTISTLSQVRLNGPLGIAADAQGNVYVADSDNYCIRRITPDGTTTVFAGAEMEAGLTDGNAALARFNQPAGLFVTPQSELLVADLGNGVIRRIDLLTPGNPVTTLPSNAWMYRPSAVAQGPDGTVYVVETGMMRVLALTNGTVRVLAGAPPGGFADANGEDARMLPYIGLAVLPDGSVAFSDPGNYRVRRITPDGNVTTLAGSGRFGARDGQGEQADLVVPGGLAVGPDGTLYVADSGNATLRAITR
- a CDS encoding ABC transporter permease, translating into MRTALAIARKELSIYFTTPWAYAVFTAMQAIASFFFVSGLSDFQRAQAHARQAGWEQVPPMFRNLTDGVMVPFWNSVMIITIFVVPFLSMRLFAEERRNKTFELLMASPIRPVEIVLGKYLGGLGIVTATLGLTLIFPLLLTWLGAGESGTAIEWGTVLLGYAGLLLWGATCMALGLFISALTQSQMVAALVTFAVLLPWMLLRGLAQNTEEPVRSVLNYISFSSQLSGMLSGVLDSQTPVFFVSVIVLALLLCHRAVESRRWA